A window from Streptobacillus canis encodes these proteins:
- the xylA gene encoding xylose isomerase: MKEYFVNIPKIKFEGPDSKNPLSFKYYDAERVINGKKMKDHLKFAMSWWHTIVAEGVDPFGRGTIDRKYGEIDEIARSKAKVDAGFELMEKLGIEYFCFHDVDIAVEGNNFKEYRKNLKEIVQYIKGKMENTNIKLLWGTANCFSNPIYMHGAATSCNVDAFAHAASQIKNSIDATIELNGSGYVFWGGREGYETLLNTDMGFELDNLARLMKMAVKYARDKGFKGDFYIEPKPKEPTKHQYDFDVATTLAFLRKYGLENDFKMNIEANHATLSGHTFQHELNVARVNNVFGSIDANQGDMLLGWDTDQFPSNIYDATLAMYEVIKAGGFTNGGLNFDAKVRRGSFTFEDIVLAYILGMDTFAKGLIKAFEIIEDGRIEENIKNRYSSYNSEIGKKILDENTNLEELENYIENKEKITMESGRQEYLESILNQIILR; this comes from the coding sequence ATGAAAGAATATTTTGTAAATATACCTAAAATTAAATTTGAAGGACCAGATTCTAAAAATCCGTTATCTTTTAAATACTATGATGCAGAAAGAGTTATAAATGGGAAAAAGATGAAAGATCATTTAAAATTTGCAATGTCTTGGTGGCATACAATTGTTGCTGAGGGAGTAGATCCATTTGGTAGAGGAACAATTGATAGAAAATACGGAGAAATTGATGAAATAGCTAGGTCTAAAGCTAAAGTAGATGCAGGTTTTGAATTGATGGAAAAACTTGGAATTGAATATTTTTGTTTTCATGATGTAGATATAGCTGTAGAAGGAAATAATTTTAAAGAATATAGAAAAAATTTAAAAGAGATAGTTCAATATATAAAAGGTAAAATGGAAAATACTAATATAAAATTATTATGGGGAACTGCAAATTGTTTCTCAAATCCAATATATATGCATGGAGCGGCTACATCTTGTAATGTAGATGCATTTGCACATGCTGCTTCTCAAATTAAAAATTCAATAGATGCTACTATAGAATTAAATGGAAGCGGATATGTTTTCTGGGGTGGAAGAGAAGGATATGAGACTTTATTAAATACTGATATGGGATTTGAATTAGATAATTTAGCAAGACTTATGAAAATGGCAGTTAAATATGCAAGAGATAAAGGATTTAAAGGTGATTTTTATATAGAACCTAAACCAAAAGAACCTACAAAACACCAATATGATTTTGATGTTGCAACAACATTAGCATTTTTAAGAAAATATGGATTAGAAAATGATTTTAAAATGAATATAGAAGCAAATCATGCTACGTTATCAGGACATACATTTCAACATGAATTAAATGTTGCAAGAGTTAATAATGTTTTTGGAAGTATAGATGCTAATCAAGGAGATATGCTTTTAGGATGGGATACTGACCAATTTCCTTCAAACATATATGATGCAACGCTTGCAATGTATGAAGTTATAAAAGCTGGTGGGTTTACAAATGGAGGATTAAATTTTGATGCAAAAGTTAGAAGAGGATCATTTACATTTGAAGATATAGTATTAGCTTATATTTTAGGAATGGATACATTTGCTAAAGGCTTAATAAAAGCATTTGAAATAATAGAAGATGGAAGAATAGAGGAAAATATAAAAAATAGATATTCGAGTTATAATTCTGAAATAGGTAAAAAAATATTAGATGAAAACACTAATCTTGAAGAATTAGAGAATTATATTGAAAATAAAGAGAAAATAACAATGGAAAGTGGAAGACAGGAATATTTAGAATCAATATTAAATCAAATTATATTAAGATGA